A stretch of Pseudomonas sp. LS.1a DNA encodes these proteins:
- a CDS encoding ATP-binding protein: MDARLIAFLDRAESVLARLEPLLPATRPNIDWATTLAARWQRDGRSGYLLPLEVSLDIRLSDLIGVDQQRDQLGRNTHQFINGMPANHALLWGSRGTGKSSLVRALLAEHAGAGLRLIEIERDHLADLPRVVEQLQKLPQRFILFCDDLSFEAGEGDYRVLKSVLDGSLEQAPDNVLLYATSNRRHLVPEKESDNENWKRVDGELHPSEAVEDKIALSDRFGLWLSFYPFTQEHFLNVVEHWIGQLAQSAGLAWQRSEALDILAVRWATGRGNRNGRCAYQFARYWVGLQLLEQNK; this comes from the coding sequence ATGGACGCTCGCTTGATTGCTTTCCTGGACCGCGCCGAATCGGTACTGGCGCGCCTCGAACCCCTGTTGCCGGCAACACGTCCGAACATCGACTGGGCCACCACCCTGGCCGCGCGCTGGCAGCGCGATGGCCGCAGCGGCTACCTGCTGCCGCTGGAAGTGAGCCTGGACATCCGCCTCAGCGACCTGATCGGCGTCGACCAGCAGCGTGACCAGTTGGGCCGCAACACCCACCAGTTCATCAACGGCATGCCGGCCAACCATGCACTGCTGTGGGGCTCGCGCGGTACCGGCAAGTCGTCGCTGGTACGTGCCCTGTTGGCCGAGCACGCGGGCGCCGGCCTGCGCCTGATCGAAATCGAACGCGACCACCTGGCCGACCTGCCACGTGTAGTCGAGCAGCTGCAGAAGCTGCCGCAGCGCTTCATCCTGTTCTGCGACGATCTGTCGTTCGAAGCCGGGGAGGGCGACTACCGGGTGCTCAAGAGCGTGCTCGACGGCTCGCTGGAGCAGGCCCCGGACAATGTGCTGCTGTACGCCACCTCCAACCGCCGCCACCTGGTGCCGGAGAAGGAGAGCGACAACGAGAACTGGAAGCGGGTGGACGGCGAACTGCACCCCAGCGAAGCGGTGGAAGACAAGATTGCCCTGTCCGATCGTTTTGGCCTGTGGCTGTCGTTCTACCCCTTTACCCAGGAGCACTTCCTGAATGTGGTCGAGCACTGGATCGGCCAGCTTGCGCAATCTGCCGGGTTGGCCTGGCAGCGCAGTGAAGCACTCGACATCCTCGCCGTGCGCTGGGCCACCGGCCGCGGTAACCGTAATGGCCGTTGTGCCTATCAGTTCGCCCGCTACTGGGTCGGGCTGCAATTGCTGGAGCAAAATAAATGA
- a CDS encoding GAF domain-containing protein, translated as MIDLNASGAGLDGYNLLAAQVQALFADERDFIANAAQFSAFLYNHVDNLNWAGFYLNRNEELVLGPFQGQVACVRIPFSKGVCGAAAATRQTQRVEDVHAFPGHIACDSASNSELVIPLVKEGRLIGVLDLDSPKPGRFSEADQVGLERLAAIFLALTDC; from the coding sequence ATGATCGACCTCAATGCCAGTGGCGCCGGCCTCGACGGCTACAACCTGCTGGCGGCGCAAGTGCAGGCGCTGTTTGCCGACGAGCGTGACTTCATCGCCAATGCCGCGCAGTTTTCGGCATTCCTCTATAACCACGTGGACAACCTGAACTGGGCGGGGTTCTACCTCAACCGCAACGAAGAACTGGTGCTGGGCCCGTTCCAGGGCCAGGTGGCGTGCGTGCGCATCCCGTTCAGCAAGGGCGTGTGCGGGGCGGCAGCGGCCACCCGGCAGACCCAGCGGGTAGAGGACGTGCATGCGTTTCCGGGGCATATTGCCTGTGACAGTGCATCGAACAGCGAGCTGGTGATCCCGCTGGTGAAGGAGGGCAGGCTGATTGGCGTGCTGGACCTGGACAGCCCGAAGCCTGGGCGCTTCAGCGAGGCGGATCAGGTGGGGCTGGAGCGGTTGGCAGCGATTTTCCTGGCGCTGACCGACTGCTGA
- a CDS encoding fimbrial protein produces the protein MTTFTRQRLRTALLFASLPFITLQAAYAASGCATQNGPGPAVFTADFTNVWVPRDLPVGEPIVTKTFAGLLDPSATRIQCDNDGSGLLEARIDYTAPFAHNLPMRLGNGRFANRVVRTRIAGIGAVIEMRWPFAGQAFNNFYSAGSDNTVPYYGTNNRLIGAPPLFIGPLYMDVTLVKTGPIASGPILLDEELAHGSTTDVPDAFRLRTSATLHQAQCTLKSDAVSADPVDLGSHTVADFPGKGTTTTSIPFHITLSDCEDDPAASTATAYIYLTGTDGSVAIDPKLGLFSLGNGSTAKGIGIQITDDLGVPVPLQEHVSSNKKLELPLTRLPYRAHFYQTDDRVTPGSARGALDFTISYR, from the coding sequence ATGACCACTTTCACTCGCCAGCGCCTGCGAACGGCCCTGCTGTTTGCCAGCCTGCCTTTCATTACCCTGCAAGCCGCCTATGCCGCATCAGGTTGCGCCACCCAAAACGGTCCTGGCCCCGCGGTATTCACAGCAGATTTCACAAATGTATGGGTACCCAGGGATCTGCCAGTCGGTGAGCCAATCGTCACCAAAACCTTTGCCGGGCTGCTGGACCCATCAGCCACTCGCATCCAATGCGACAACGACGGCTCAGGCCTGCTGGAGGCGCGCATCGATTACACCGCTCCATTCGCCCACAACCTGCCCATGCGACTGGGCAATGGGCGCTTCGCCAACAGGGTTGTCAGAACACGGATCGCCGGGATTGGCGCAGTGATCGAGATGCGCTGGCCGTTTGCCGGTCAAGCCTTCAACAACTTTTATTCGGCAGGCAGCGACAATACCGTACCTTACTACGGCACCAACAACCGCCTGATAGGCGCGCCCCCTCTGTTTATCGGCCCGCTCTACATGGATGTGACGCTGGTCAAGACCGGGCCCATAGCCTCTGGGCCGATCCTCCTGGATGAAGAACTGGCCCATGGCAGCACCACGGATGTGCCCGACGCCTTTCGCCTGCGGACAAGCGCCACCCTGCACCAGGCACAGTGCACGCTGAAAAGCGATGCCGTCAGTGCCGACCCCGTGGATTTGGGCAGCCACACAGTGGCGGACTTCCCGGGAAAGGGCACCACCACAACCAGCATACCGTTCCACATCACTTTGAGTGACTGCGAGGACGACCCTGCCGCGAGCACCGCCACCGCCTACATCTACTTGACAGGTACCGACGGCTCGGTGGCAATTGACCCGAAGCTTGGCCTGTTCAGCCTGGGCAATGGCTCGACGGCGAAAGGCATCGGCATCCAGATAACCGATGACCTGGGGGTTCCCGTCCCCCTGCAGGAACACGTGTCGAGCAACAAAAAACTCGAGCTCCCTCTCACCCGCCTGCCCTATCGTGCGCATTTCTACCAGACCGACGACCGAGTTACGCCTGGCTCGGCCAGAGGCGCGCTCGACTTCACCATCAGCTATCGCTGA
- a CDS encoding fimbria/pilus outer membrane usher protein: MLKPLKRRQALSRLRFLPFPALGASLLSLQAVAAPPDLQFEPGFIRQSPGQPADAGALALRALAEHRPLAAGRYTLELYVNLSPLGKREITINESSDGQTLLPCLNAELLGEIGVREQNLAVRQPGNEGNCFDLATQLDGASADLDTGKLRLNLSIPQSYLRRDTSGAIAESHWDDGINAAFVNYQASAQHSNRRGSGSRNSQDLYLNSGINLYGWRLRSQQALRENQQGDLRWTRSNTYVQRDLPARWGTLTLGETFTQGEVFRSLPFKGVKLASDTGMLPDTLQNYAPVLRGVAQTYAKLEVLQNGYPLYSTFVAPGPYEIDDLAVGASSGELEVVLTEADGQVRRFIQPYSTLSNLMRAGVWRYDLALGRYHGAGQADTPALWQGALARGIGWDSTLYTGILGGDYYRAATLGLARDFGALGALSLDVTQATTDLGPALGEVKGNSLSARYGKAFDIGTSLNFAGYRYSTVGYRDYDEAVLQRNASSLYLGNRRSRVEASVYQHFGNAGTLSLTLSQDDYWHSSLQRRQYQLQYNAQLPHNVSLNLFASQSLTSSRSNDRLIGLGITLPLDLAHASSATFDLQHSAGKSNERASLSGHFDERRLNYRATLANDTRQNGSLSLGYQGSHANYGMGYSEASDYRSLSLSTSGALLAHGGGMLLAPFIGETNAVVHVPDIAGIGVSQGQQGKTNGDGYALAPYMRPYRANPVVLELDQLDPEIEIDNGATQVVPRRGAVVLAQFAARRVNRLVLTLLQADGRPLPFGAQVSDEHGQELAIVGQGGQALVATHLENQQLLARWTAGTEQQCSFDITPATLPLEQGYRLQTLRCQAPSDRKIQ; the protein is encoded by the coding sequence ATGCTCAAGCCCCTCAAACGCCGGCAGGCGCTGTCACGCCTGCGCTTTTTGCCCTTCCCCGCGCTCGGCGCAAGCCTGCTGAGCCTGCAAGCTGTAGCCGCCCCGCCCGACCTGCAGTTCGAACCCGGCTTCATCCGCCAAAGCCCGGGTCAACCCGCCGACGCGGGCGCTCTTGCCCTGCGTGCCCTGGCCGAACATCGGCCCCTCGCAGCTGGCCGCTATACCCTGGAGCTGTATGTCAACCTCAGCCCACTGGGCAAACGGGAGATCACGATCAACGAGAGCAGCGACGGCCAGACCCTGTTGCCCTGCCTGAACGCCGAACTGCTGGGTGAAATCGGTGTGCGTGAACAGAACCTGGCCGTCAGGCAACCCGGCAACGAAGGCAACTGCTTCGACCTTGCCACCCAGCTGGACGGCGCCAGTGCCGATCTGGATACCGGCAAGCTGCGCCTGAACCTGTCGATACCGCAGTCCTACCTGCGCCGCGACACCAGCGGCGCCATCGCCGAAAGCCACTGGGACGACGGCATCAATGCCGCGTTCGTCAACTACCAGGCCTCGGCCCAGCACAGCAACCGGCGTGGCAGCGGCAGCCGCAACAGCCAGGACCTGTACCTGAACAGTGGTATCAACCTGTACGGCTGGCGCCTGCGCAGCCAGCAGGCCCTGCGCGAGAACCAGCAGGGCGACCTGCGCTGGACGCGCAGCAATACCTACGTCCAGCGCGACCTGCCGGCGCGCTGGGGCACTCTCACCCTCGGCGAAACCTTCACCCAGGGGGAGGTTTTCCGAAGCTTGCCGTTCAAGGGCGTCAAGCTGGCCTCCGACACCGGGATGCTGCCCGACACCCTGCAAAACTACGCCCCTGTGTTGCGTGGTGTGGCACAAACCTACGCCAAGCTGGAGGTACTGCAGAACGGCTACCCGCTCTACTCCACCTTCGTCGCCCCCGGCCCATACGAAATCGACGACCTGGCCGTTGGCGCCAGCAGCGGCGAACTGGAAGTGGTGCTGACCGAAGCGGATGGCCAGGTGCGCCGCTTCATCCAGCCGTACTCGACCCTCAGCAACCTGATGCGTGCCGGCGTGTGGCGCTACGACCTGGCCCTTGGCCGCTATCACGGCGCTGGCCAGGCCGACACACCAGCGCTGTGGCAGGGTGCGCTGGCCCGGGGCATCGGCTGGGACAGCACGCTGTACACCGGCATACTCGGTGGCGACTACTACCGCGCCGCCACCCTGGGCCTGGCGCGGGACTTCGGGGCACTCGGCGCATTGTCGCTGGACGTCACGCAAGCCACTACCGACCTTGGCCCCGCACTGGGCGAAGTGAAGGGCAACAGCCTCTCGGCCCGCTACGGCAAGGCCTTCGACATCGGTACCAGCCTGAACTTTGCCGGCTACCGCTATTCCACCGTCGGCTACCGCGACTACGACGAAGCCGTCCTGCAGCGCAACGCCTCCAGCCTGTACCTGGGCAACCGCCGCAGTCGGGTGGAGGCCTCGGTGTACCAGCATTTCGGCAATGCCGGCACGCTCAGCCTCACACTGTCACAGGACGACTACTGGCACAGCAGCCTGCAACGGCGCCAATATCAGCTGCAATACAATGCGCAATTGCCGCACAACGTCAGCCTCAACCTGTTTGCCTCGCAGTCGCTCACTTCGTCACGCAGCAACGACCGTCTCATCGGCCTGGGCATTACCCTGCCGCTGGACTTGGCGCATGCCTCCAGCGCCACGTTCGACCTGCAACACAGCGCAGGCAAGTCCAACGAACGCGCCAGCCTCAGCGGCCACTTCGACGAGCGGCGCCTGAACTACCGGGCTACGCTGGCCAACGACACCCGGCAAAATGGCAGCCTGTCGCTGGGCTACCAGGGAAGCCATGCCAACTACGGCATGGGCTACAGCGAGGCCTCCGACTATCGCAGCCTGTCACTGAGCACCAGCGGCGCCCTGCTGGCGCACGGCGGCGGCATGCTGTTGGCACCGTTCATAGGCGAAACCAACGCCGTGGTGCATGTGCCGGATATCGCCGGGATCGGTGTCAGCCAGGGACAGCAGGGCAAAACCAACGGCGACGGCTATGCCTTGGCACCCTATATGCGCCCTTACCGGGCCAACCCCGTGGTGCTGGAACTGGACCAGCTCGACCCGGAAATCGAAATCGACAACGGCGCCACGCAGGTGGTGCCACGCCGCGGCGCTGTAGTACTGGCGCAATTCGCGGCGCGCCGGGTCAACCGCCTGGTGCTGACCCTGTTGCAAGCAGACGGCCGCCCCTTGCCCTTCGGCGCACAGGTCAGCGATGAGCACGGCCAGGAACTGGCGATAGTCGGCCAAGGTGGCCAGGCACTGGTGGCCACCCACCTTGAGAACCAGCAACTGCTGGCCAGGTGGACCGCAGGTACAGAGCAGCAATGCAGCTTCGACATCACGCCCGCCACCTTGCCGCTTGAACAAGGCTATCGCCTGCAGACTTTGCGCTGCCAAGCCCCCTCCGACAGGAAAATCCAATGA